The sequence below is a genomic window from Mytilus edulis chromosome 2, xbMytEdul2.2, whole genome shotgun sequence.
cttacaaattgcatgggtaaaaaagttcctttattgatttagtgtaaaaatatatatcccccttaaggtggcacggtagtatttcctggcccataagggataatgatagcctttttagaattttcaccactttctaacactgcaaaaaattctacattcacagttaactgaagtactttcattttactattcagaaatgaatttgaatatgtatcatgaccgtttactttttttgctatttttaaaaacctaaggccactagtacttttaggtattttatggtgcaatgaatacaaaatttaaaaaaattctcaaaaattcattttcatctgtatgtaaaattatttcatatttttctacacctgattcatccctcagtttgggaaagtatgttcagttgatactgtattttttgtccaatcacactgtttagatacatttacctaagtagggtacacaaaagagcaacctaaattctggaatgcaaatactaccgtgccaccttaacagtacatcatcaatatctgaaagtaaaattaaagaccCTTGCTATATGTTCTGAATGAATGTTGCttcatttaagtacaaaaaacATTTGGTTAGTAGGGGTTCACAATCAGTTCTCATTGGAATATCGATTGTCTGTTGTAGAATCAATCTACCAAGTTAACTCAATAGATATATTGTGGATAaaacaagttcaaattttgtttatatcatcGGTACATTTGACGTTAGAATCATAGTTGTCCTTTACAATGTAGGTTGGGGAATAATCAAGGAAATTGTATCTACACAATTCAATTATTTTGTAGAAAAGTTCTTTTTGATAAGACGAAGaaacaattttatcatttgaGAACgtggccacgtccacttgtatctTTGTCCATCTAATAAATCAATAAacacaagaagatgtggtatgagtatcaatgagacacctctccatccaagtcacaatttataaaagtaaaccattagaggtcaaggcacggtcttcaacacgcagtctaggctcacaccaaacaacaagctatatagGGCACacaaataactagtgtaaaaccattcaaacgggaaaaccaaccgtctaatctatataaaaaacaagaaacaaaagacacgtatgaaccacataaacacaGGACaatactgaacatcagattacagcgggattaaacgtattaatggtaccaaacctcctcccttttctgaaacagtagtataacattacataagcctttttcaactgatttttatagttcgttcctatgtTGTATCATtttaccactgtcccatgttaggggagggtttggatcccgctaacatgtttaaccccgccacattatgtaagtatgtgcctgtccaaagtcagaagcctgtaattcagtgatccGTTAACATTAAGTTTACAGTTTGGTTAATCTGAGTAACGCCTCTCCAATCTCTAGCATAGTTTGCAACTAACCCACCAGTAACTGCAGTCTTTCTTAAATTATGGGAATTGAATATTTTGGGCTTTCtgtaaacaatattcaaagttgtTTATTGTTTCCGTTAGCTACTCTTTGCCACTTGAGACAATCGAAACAGGCTAGTCCGTTTCTCGAACTACACGTACAACTTCTTCATATTAACATAACACCTACATCATgttagtgtacatgtatttttaaaatacttgCCTTGTTGTCTGTGTTTACTAACAATAAACCTTTTACTCTATTTTTGAATCCCAGTGAATAAAGTCTATTTTTTAAGTCGTGTTCTAATTTTAAAGATTGGAACCCTTTATTAAACAATGTATATAAACTTATCTTTGCAGTTGTTATCTTCTTTTGGAAATCGTCCTATATAGaagaaaaaatttacaaaaattcgAAACAAATACAAAGTAAGTATTGACTACCTACATGATTCCGTCTCGAATTCAATCTTTAAATGCACGGTGATTTTGGAAAGATTTTAATGACGAAAACAAACTAAATGTTACATTTGTCTAAAAGTTTCATCATTGAAAGCTCCTCAAAATTTCGAGTCTGAACgttataaacaatataatatgttttttttttcattttaaatggaTATAAAAGGATAAACATtctgtctgtctttttttaaatacttttgacatTCAAATCAACGTTGGGCTTTTGGTaaattcaaatagcaaaacaTTTCCACACTACGATGCATAATTTTGTGTAGAATGAATGATAATGACAATTATTGTATACATGTTATTGTAAATATGTGGGCAATAAGTTATGAGCTAGCATTTTATTAATACTGTTCAGCGCGAGTCGATcttgaataaaataaatgttcatatCATATATGTTATCTTCATGTGATATGTTCCTTGCTTACTAGACGTCAATCAATTGAACCATGAAGTAAAATGTGTATAAGAAAAGTAATAATTAAAGTAATTTGTTGAagaaattatttgtattttaagttTCAGTTACATCAATTTTACACTGAATTACGTTATAACAATGTTTCTTCATTGCTGTCATTTTTTGAATTATGCATACATTTTTGAGATAGAGTTTTATGCTAGGTAAAAACTTAAGACTATGTATTTCCTACTCCTTTTAGAAGCAAAAGAAATGTATGTGACGTTTCAACATAAAAGctcaagataaaaaaataaagccTATTTTAAATGGCTGAAAACATATTAATCTAATCCATGTTTTCCGgcaacaacaaaacatgtttttcaaatttttaaaaaagctAGTTGGAAGCGAATTTACAACGAAACCCTTGAATAATAAGTTTCATCTTCAAATTCATGGATCCATTATATTTTAATCATATACTATAAACTTTCATAAAAACCCTCTGTTTGCTTTTTTAACAATATGTTTCACTATGTAGTCAACTCAAAATGTGTTGTTCTTGgtgaaaaaagaaaaactatatcAGTGACAGATGGCGTGTGTTATAAATGTCAATCCAATCCTCTGCTGTCTAATTACACACAAAAGAAATATACAGATCAACTTATAAGTGtctatagatatataaaaaaaataagtgagCAGATAGAAGCACATGCTCCCTTAAATTTTACAGAGTAAAGCTACTTCCAATCTATTCCGAATAGTATTTGGATTATTTGGTGTTTTAAGCACCTCAATATAAGATTTTCCTTATTAAGATGTCTTTTTCAGGAAAACTCTTGCCATAATCAGGCAACTGAACATGAACATGTCATTCCAgattgcaaattaaaaaaaaaaaattccacatgACCGTCCCTCAATCTTAATTTAGATTTAGAAAAAAACGTGTTGTAATCTAGGAAATCAGATTACCCGgtacttgtgttttttttttctcaaaattacagAAACCTATGCatgtaatttttaacaaaatcaatatgcATGTTCCATAGTAtagttttttatttgattttatattaatacatttaaaaacaaattctatAGTTATGTCCATGCGCCTGTTCAAGGTCAGTGCAAAGTTTTTAttcatgtttcaatattttttgttgatcaatGTTCAACTCTTCCCCCATTTACTGCATATTTTACTTCAGATTCAGAGAGCATACCGAATgatgaacaaaacacaaaacctaAGAATGTAGTTGTAGTTGGTGACGGATTCTGTGGAAAGACATGTCTTTTATTCAGATTTAAAGACGGCAAATTCAAAGAATTTATACCTACTTGTTTTGAAACCACCGAAAGCTCTGTTAAACTTGACGAAAAAATGGTTAGTAAGAGGAATGAAAAACAGTAATCTAAAAGTATcgattttgtttgaaaaaaactGTGCTTAATGTCATGTAACTCTTACAATAAAAAGTCTTCGACTAAACAGGGTCAGTCTCAAAAATGCAATAACAATTCAatatcatatgtaaaaaaaatcgaTGCGACATTTTGCGAAACCACAAAATAAAGCATGTAACAAACTTGGTTGAAGAAGacaataatcagaacaaatacaataggtcttttaaCAGaatagtggaaagacctaataaacaatGAACAGTGACCAAATTGAACTTAAAATGGAATGAAATGTGCAAAACATATATCTGTTGATATTGTAAAACCATTATAAAATTGAATTGGTAATATTAATCATTCCTGAACAAAACTATATTATCGAAAAAATAGATAATTAGTTGTACCAACAAACATATCAAAGATAACGTAAATATTCTTTCGTTTCAAAGGTCGACCTAAAGTTATTTGACACAGCTGGTCAAGAAAGTTATGAAAGCCTGAGGAAATTAGCATACCCAATAGCAGATGTATTCCTTGTGTGCTTTGCAATAGATAATCAAGATAGTTTTTCAAATGTAGCTGATGTATGGTTTCATGATTTAGAGTCGCATTGTCCAGAAATACCAAGAATTTTAGTTGGAAACAAAAAAGACGTAAGAACAgatgaccaaattaaaaaaaaactgcaaaagGACAAAAAATCAATGATCACCACTGAAACAGCTAAAAGTGTTATAGGATCACTTAATATGATACAATATTTAGAATGTTCAGCTAAAACATCGGAGGGAGTTGAAACTGTGTTTAGAGAAGCCGCCCGTGCAGCAAGTGCAACAAGAGCAGGGAAGGAGAAAGGAGGGGGGAGAAAACTACAATAATTTGGCGTTATCAGAATAAGTGATgtgtatatgagacaatatctgaaaaagtctaatttccatgttCCGCCGTTCACCAGCAGTTTTTTATTCGGGCATCTTTTtggaaaaggagtaggttcactaagacccctttttggccccaaaatatagcagttttagaaaattgtgaaaatgtaatccttaagctatattttggaaagtaaaatgcttctgctacataaatatgagctgttcttgacgatacaatgcacaaatattgcgttttagcatcattaagtcatgctaaattactgaaatcttcaaaattttaccattttggtcattttttagacggtttccgtctaaaatgaaagtggccgcattcgtgttcattcataatattgaaatgtaagttgtatttgatgataatacaaaacatatataaaggttgagggtgaacacggatgcggccacattcatttttgacaaaaaccatctgaaaagtgacgttttttggcatatttgatagatttttcatattaaagcttgaatcagagcgtttttattgactaaatcagttaaaatctttcacataaactaatcgaatcaattgaaatagacactaagtgtttaaaaagtgtccaaaaactttgtTAGgtaaacttgaaatttgaggccaaaatcggcccttaccggacctactccttttaagtTTCAGCATAAACTCGAGTATATAATGCATCAACTGCAACCAattaaaaattctttttaatatttcgtCTAACTATAGCATgtaagaaaattttgcatttttaaggTTCTCTTGAATGTTGTCCCCAGGGGTAATTTCCCTCCTGTTACCGCTGGGTTTTTTTCCACCTGTGGACACGTTTGAAAGACCAAAAAATTATTTCTTGTAATGAAatgtgaagagcatcatttcctgaatgtaTGACTCCATTTGTTTAAGTGAATAGCtgcaagtttaaaaaaacaatatgcaGCCTTGGTatataattttgacaatattaatGAAGTGAATAATTATGATCTTCATTTTTCAATTAATAGTCAACTTTTTTTGAAAACTCTATTAATGGAGGTGAGGAGCAAAACTATCTCATACTCTAGCTTCAAAAAGaaggaaagagaaaaaaagggaaaaacatTAAAAGATGACATTAATATTTTAGAAGAAAATGTAAACTCAGGACCTATACAGCAATTGGAAGACAAAACAAATGAACTagaaaaattaagaaaggaaaaaATGCATGGTAAAATAGTTCGATCCAGAATACAGTGGATAGAAGAGGGAGAAAAAGTTATTTTTGTGGACTTAAATCTaagaattttacatgttttaccaGCAAGATTATTCCAAAGGTTGAAAAAGAAAATGGTGATATTGTAACTAACCAAAAAGAAATACTTAAACaggttaaaatattttatgaaaatttgtacaaaaacaGAGATGTTGAATGTTGTAAacctaaaaatattgaaaatagtcTACAAAATGTAAATGTTAGAAAGTTAACTTTAGATGAACAAGATAAACTAGAACGTGAAATATAAGCTGgtggaactttaaaaaaaatgaaaagcaaTACAACGCCTGGATCAGATGGTTtttcaagtgattttttttaatttttctggcCTGActtaaacatttatgttgtaagaTCCATGTTGATTTAGATAAACTAGTTAAAATCAATTATgatgaaaatattgtaaaaataaaaagactagTCAAACAATGGTCTAGACGTAACATTACTGTTATTGGTCGAATTACTGTTGTAAAGACACTAATGTTGccaattttaaatcatttgataTTGTCACTACCTAATCCAAGTGATGATATTATTAAACAGATAAATGAACTTATGTATAAGTTTTTTTGGAACTCACCAGTTCATAgagtgaaaaaaaatgtaatacaaaaAGATTATTGTGATGGAGGCTTAAGAATGATCAATTTACATGCTTTTATAAATGCTTTGAAATGTACTTGGATAAGGAGAATTTTTAAAAACGATTGTAAATGtcgaaatatatttttgtcatatgttGATAAAGATCGATTCTTTAGTTGTGGTAATAGCTATGTAAAGCAACTACAGCAAAGTATTAAGAATAAATTTTGGAAAGATGTACTGAGTGCTTGGCAAATggtaattgaaaaataaatgaatttgcaCGACTGGGAATATTTTCTTTCCAGTCCAATTTGGATGAATAACCTattcaaaattgacaacaaaCCAGTGTTTTTCAAAGACTTGCATGGTAAAGGTATTCTACATGTAAATGATATTGTTGGGGAGAATGGTACCTTtctaaatttttatcaatttcaggaGTGTTTTCAGATTGATATAGACATCATGAAATATAATAGTATAATTTCTATGCTAACTAAGACTTCCAAAAAATAATAACAGGGgagattataaattagtatctcCTTTCATACCATCAGTTATAAAGACCATTCTCAAAAGCAAAAAGGGATCTAAAGATATGTATTTGGTGCTAAACAAAAACAACACTGTTCCTACAGGAGTAAAAAGATGGGAAGctattttagttttagaaaatcaaaactggaaaaagatttttcaactACCATTTGCTATTACAAAAAATACTAAGCTACAATGGCTTCAgtatagaattaatcataaaattctggcaacaaatttgtttttaaacaaaattgg
It includes:
- the LOC139511899 gene encoding uncharacterized protein is translated as MTAKSYCKSPGKDYTCLFDTIRHTYAESCNGPKQEPSGEKTVINSNNFDTALCISERYQPFRFTTIRGSDCIYKKAMCNEEGQFIYTEGSGKLDRTCRCDHREGYAFVTSPGNDPCACYPGYNDCSCYFKLCTKGQILSPDYQCINKYLNKEHRCSKVFGKQPNATNGNKAIKTASNKSDELRSKKASNSKIAAAVTFTLVVISILLVVIFFWKSSYIEEKIYKNSKQIQNSESIPNDEQNTKPKNVVVVGDGFCGKTCLLFRFKDGKFKEFIPTCFETTESSVKLDEKMVDLKLFDTAGQESYESLRKLAYPIADVFLVCFAIDNQDSFSNVADVWFHDLESHCPEIPRILVGNKKDVRTDDQIKKKLQKDKKSMITTETAKSVIGSLNMIQYLECSAKTSEGVETVFREAARAASATRAGKEKGGGRKLQ